One window of Thermacetogenium phaeum DSM 12270 genomic DNA carries:
- a CDS encoding NUDIX domain-containing protein translates to MRENHVVTCFLEHDGEVLVLKRSSRVGSYRERWAGISGYIEEGNAPSKQALIELREEAGLQEESVALVKAGLPLEVVDEKLAIKWVVHPFRFRLEDRRKIALDWEHTECRWVNPAEIRDLETVPGLWEAWERVQ, encoded by the coding sequence TTGCGGGAAAACCATGTTGTTACCTGTTTTCTGGAGCACGACGGGGAGGTTCTCGTGCTCAAGCGCAGCAGCCGGGTGGGTTCCTACCGGGAGCGGTGGGCCGGCATCAGCGGCTACATTGAAGAGGGTAACGCCCCATCGAAACAGGCGCTCATCGAACTCCGGGAAGAGGCGGGACTTCAGGAGGAGAGCGTCGCGCTGGTCAAAGCCGGCCTACCCCTGGAGGTCGTGGACGAAAAACTCGCTATTAAGTGGGTGGTTCACCCCTTCCGCTTCCGGTTAGAAGACAGGCGGAAAATAGCCTTAGACTGGGAGCACACCGAGTGCCGCTGGGTCAACCCCGCGGAGATCCGGGATCTGGAAACGGTACCCGGCCTCTGGGAAGCCTGGGAGAGAGTCCAATGA
- a CDS encoding translation initiation factor eIF-2B encodes MKDLVGRINSIREDRTHGAGELSRRALEILREAAQENRSPTTAGFLEEMGVICRELIAARPSMAIIASSVGRFRRRLTEYAGREKDIESLRTFAVRAAAEIMEEISSAKGQAVTAAAGLFADGTRMVTCSYSSTILQVLEQAAREKRFPVTVLESRFGAYSYGEITACRLREKGINCRVIPDDRAREAVAEADLILVGADAVLPDGSLVNGYPTLELATAAAERHPRVPFYAVCESLKFHPRGAITLEEGFQLIPSWMIKGIICEEGIIDPGRVAEYSAGPAAT; translated from the coding sequence ATGAAGGATCTGGTCGGTAGAATCAACTCCATCAGGGAGGACCGCACCCACGGGGCCGGAGAACTCTCCCGCCGGGCACTGGAAATCCTGAGGGAGGCGGCTCAGGAAAACCGCTCCCCTACCACCGCCGGCTTCCTGGAGGAGATGGGGGTCATCTGCCGGGAATTGATCGCGGCCCGTCCCTCGATGGCGATCATTGCCAGCTCCGTGGGCCGGTTCCGGCGCCGCCTGACGGAATATGCCGGGAGGGAAAAGGACATCGAGTCTCTGAGAACCTTCGCCGTCCGGGCTGCAGCAGAGATCATGGAGGAGATCTCCTCGGCAAAGGGGCAGGCCGTCACCGCTGCCGCCGGTCTTTTTGCTGACGGCACACGAATGGTCACCTGCAGCTACAGCTCTACCATCCTGCAGGTGCTGGAGCAGGCCGCCCGGGAGAAAAGATTCCCGGTAACGGTGCTGGAATCCCGGTTCGGCGCCTACAGCTACGGGGAAATAACCGCCTGCCGGCTGCGGGAAAAGGGCATCAACTGCCGGGTGATACCCGACGACCGGGCAAGAGAAGCGGTCGCAGAGGCCGATCTCATCCTGGTGGGAGCTGACGCCGTTCTTCCGGACGGTTCTCTAGTCAACGGCTACCCCACCCTGGAGCTGGCAACGGCGGCTGCGGAACGCCACCCCAGGGTGCCCTTCTACGCCGTCTGCGAATCCCTGAAATTCCATCCCAGAGGCGCCATCACCCTGGAAGAAGGGTTTCAGCTTATACCCTCCTGGATGATTAAGGGAATCATCTGCGAAGAAGGGATTATTGACCCCGGCCGAGTTGCCGAATACTCAGCCGGCCCTGCGGCCACCTGA
- a CDS encoding MFS transporter, producing the protein MEKNKDRSGQEQGRKNAMRFILLLGLVSLLGDVVYEGARSITGPFMAVLGASATAVGVVAGLGELVGYALRLFSGILTDKTGKYWVIAFTGYIMTFLAVPLLALAGSWQVAALLVIAERFGKAIRTPARDAMLSHATSEVGRGWGFAVHEALDQVGALLGPLLIAAVMYFRGSYRSSFAVLFIPAVMAILVLVTARVLYPSPRDLERERTILQGKGLPRAFWLYLAATALLAAGYADFALVAFHFKKASLFSDQMVPLLYAFAMGIDAIAALIFGRLFDRIGINSLIISAILSALFAPLVFLGGSGLAVAGMAVWGIGMAAQESVLRATISEMVPANKRGTAYGIFNTGYGLFWFLGSSLMGFLYESSIPTLVIFSVVVQLAAVPVLITTREQLRGTS; encoded by the coding sequence ATGGAAAAAAATAAAGACAGGAGCGGGCAGGAACAGGGCAGGAAAAACGCCATGAGGTTTATCCTCCTGCTGGGGTTGGTCAGCCTGCTGGGGGATGTGGTTTACGAAGGAGCACGCAGCATCACCGGCCCCTTCATGGCCGTCCTGGGAGCCAGCGCCACCGCAGTAGGAGTTGTGGCAGGGCTCGGGGAGCTGGTGGGATACGCCCTGCGGCTCTTCTCCGGAATTCTCACCGACAAAACGGGTAAATACTGGGTAATCGCCTTCACAGGGTATATCATGACCTTCCTCGCCGTTCCCCTCCTGGCCCTGGCGGGTTCCTGGCAGGTAGCCGCCCTCCTGGTCATCGCCGAGCGTTTCGGGAAGGCAATCCGCACTCCGGCACGGGATGCCATGCTTTCTCACGCCACCTCCGAGGTCGGGAGGGGTTGGGGGTTCGCCGTCCACGAGGCCCTGGACCAGGTTGGGGCATTGCTGGGCCCCCTGCTCATCGCCGCTGTCATGTACTTTCGGGGCAGCTACCGCAGCAGCTTCGCCGTCCTTTTTATCCCTGCCGTCATGGCCATCCTGGTACTGGTAACCGCCCGGGTGCTCTATCCCAGCCCACGCGACCTGGAGCGGGAACGGACGATCCTTCAGGGGAAGGGGTTGCCCCGGGCCTTCTGGCTCTACCTGGCTGCCACTGCCCTCCTTGCCGCCGGTTATGCCGACTTCGCCCTGGTGGCCTTCCACTTCAAGAAGGCCTCCCTCTTCAGTGATCAGATGGTACCCCTCCTCTACGCCTTTGCCATGGGGATTGACGCTATCGCCGCTCTGATCTTCGGGCGCCTCTTCGACCGCATCGGGATAAATTCCCTGATCATTTCAGCCATCCTTTCGGCCCTCTTTGCCCCCCTGGTCTTCCTGGGCGGCAGCGGGCTTGCCGTCGCCGGTATGGCGGTCTGGGGGATCGGAATGGCCGCCCAGGAATCGGTCCTGCGGGCAACAATTTCAGAGATGGTCCCGGCCAACAAGCGAGGCACCGCTTACGGCATCTTTAACACCGGGTACGGCCTCTTCTGGTTTCTGGGCAGCTCCCTGATGGGATTTCTCTACGAAAGCTCGATCCCCACTCTGGTAATCTTCTCGGTGGTCGTCCAGCTGGCCGCGGTGCCGGTCCTGATTACAACCAGGGAACAGCTCAGAGGAACCTCGTGA